The following nucleotide sequence is from Roseivirga sp. BDSF3-8.
TCTACAGTACTGATTATACTACCTACACCGTAAGTCTGGGTAGGGTGTATATTCATAGCTGGTTGAATGTCAGTCCCGTCCTTATTGTATCCGGAAATTTGGCTTTCTTTTGCATCCTGATCCAGACTGCTATACGTATCTTTCATTCCCAGGGGGGAGAAAAAATCTTTTTCCAAATGAGTAGGATAGCTTTCATTCTTCAGCTTTTCAATAATTAGGGCCAATAGCACATAATCCGAATTACCGTATTTGTAGGCCGTACCAGGTTTAAAGTCAAGGGTGTCACCTTTAAAATACTCAACCAGTTCCTGAGGAGTGAAAGCGCTGTCAAGCTTTGCAGGCATATGGCCTTCTTTTTCAAAATAATTCTTGATTCCGCTTGTGTGATCAAGTAACTGCTCAATGGTTATGGTGCTACCGAATGGAAGATCATCAACATACTTCCCCACGGTATCACTTAAATGAATCTTTCCATCCTCGATCAGTTTCATGATACTTACCATGTTAAATTCCTTACTCACTGATCCAATGGGGAAGGTAGCATTCATATCCATCGGTTTTTTGGAACTCAGGTCAGCCAGTCCTATTGCTTTGTCAAAGACAATATTTCCATGATCGTAAATTCTGACCAACATTCCAGGCTCATCAGGGTGGTCAAATGGACTTATATGTTGTTCTATGTCTTTTTCTTCAAACT
It contains:
- a CDS encoding serine hydrolase domain-containing protein, with translation MNCNNPLFSIHTAIFVTIAACFLLIFSSCNNSTAMEETVKFEEKDIEQHISPFDHPDEPGMLVRIYDHGNIVFDKAIGLADLSSKKPMDMNATFPIGSVSKEFNMVSIMKLIEDGKIHLSDTVGKYVDDLPFGSTITIEQLLDHTSGIKNYFEKEGHMPAKLDSAFTPQELVEYFKGDTLDFKPGTAYKYGNSDYVLLALIIEKLKNESYPTHLEKDFFSPLGMKDTYSSLDQDAKESQISGYNKDGTDIQPAMNIHPTQTYGVGSIISTVDDMYTWHSKLLNGKILSDSAFALAETPGKIEGGDINSEYRGFTLMTGNIGGRQFFWNAGDIAGIHTRYLYFPKEDIYITVITNVTVSDLHDHGGNVMFKIAGELFKEESVFVIGREYILSEL